Within Candidatus Tanganyikabacteria bacterium, the genomic segment TTCTTTGAAACAGCGGAGAAAGCGGAGACAGGGCCCTCAGGGCGCTGATAGCGCCGCAAGACTTCGCCCCGCGTCATTCCGGCGGAAGCCGGAATCTAGCCAGACCTCGGCTGGACCCCGGCCTTCGTCGGGGTGACGAAGTGAGCGCAAGGTCGTCTGGGCGCCGCTACGACACCGCCCGAGCCAGACTTTGCCTGGTGCCAAAACCCCTGCGATGGTTATCCTAACCGGACCATAACCGAATCCGTGATTGAATCACGACTTTTCCACCGCGTGGGGGGCGACCCTGCCCGCTACGCGATCAGCTGCCGCAGGACGTACGGCAGGATGCCGCCGTGGTTGTAGTACTCGACCTCGATGGGCGTGTCGATGCGCAGCGTCAGCGGCTCGCGGTCGGTGCGCCCGTCCGCCCGGCGGATGACCAGCGTGACGTCCTGGCGGGGCTGGAGCGTGCCGTCCAGGCCCTCCAGGTCGAAGGTCTCGTCGCCGGTCAGGCCCAGGGTCTGCGCGTCCACGCCGTCCTTGAACTGCAAGGGCAGCACGCCCATCCCCACGAGATTGGAGCGGTGGATGCGCTCGAAGCTCTTGGCCACGACCGCGCCGACGCCCAGTAGCCGCGTGCCCTTGGCCGCCCAGTCGCGGCTCGAACCCGTGCCGTACTCGCTGCCCGCGAAGATCATGAGCGGCGTGCCCTCGGCCTGGTAGCGGATGGCCGCGTCGTAGATGGACAGTTGCTCCCCGTCAGGCTGATGACGCGTGACGCCGCCCTCGGTGCCGGGGACCATGAGGTTTTTGATGCGCACGTTGGCGAAGGTGCCGCGCACCATGACCTGGTGGTTGCCGCGTCGGGCACCGTAGCTGTTGAAGTCGCCGGGGTCCACGCCGCGGCTGACGAGGTACTTTCCGGCAGGGCTGGTCTGCTTGATCGACCCGGCCGGACTGATGTGATCGGTGGTGATGGAATCGCCGAAGATGGCCAGGGCCCGCGCGCCCTTGATGGCGGGCGGCGCCGCCGGCGTCATCCCGAAGGCGTCGAAGTACGGAGGCTCCTGGATGTAGGTGGAGTCGGGGTCCCAGGCGAAGAGCGCGCCCGCCGGACTGGCGATGTCGGCCCAGAGCTTGTTTTGCGCGCCCAGATCGCCGCCATACAGCTTGCGGTAGGCGGCGGGATCCATCGAGGCGCCCAGCAACTCGGCGACCTCATGCTGGGTCGGCCAGATCTCGCGCAGAAACACGTCCTTGCCGTCGCGATCCTTGCCCACGGGCTCGGTCGAGAGGTCCACGTCCACGGTGCCGGCCAGGGCGAAAGCCACCACAAGGGGCGGGCTGGCCAGGAAGTTGGCCTTGATGCTCTGGTGCACGCGGGCCTCGAAATTGCGGTTGCCCGAGAGCACGGCGGCGGCCACGACGTCGTTGCGGGCAATCGCCTCGTCGATGTGCGGATCGAGCGGTCCCGAGTTGCCGATGCACGTGGTGCAGCCGTAGCCCACCGTGTTGAAGCCGATCTGGTCGAGGTAGGGCTGCAGGCCGGTGCGCTCGAGGTACTCGGTCACCACCCGCGAGCCGGGTGCCAGCGAAGTCTTGACGTAGGGCTTGACGCGCATGCCGCGCTCGGCGGCCTTCCTGGCCACCAGGCCGGCGGCGATCATCACGCCGGGGTTGCTGGTGTTGGTGCACGAGGTGATGGCGGCGATCAGCACGTCGCCATGGCCAATCGCCAGCGGCGCCACGGGCAGTTCGGCCTCGGAGGCCGCGACCCGGTCGGGCGTGGGGCGGTTGTTGACCATCTCGCGTTCGGTGAGGACCGCCGTGTTGCCGGCCGACTGGAGGCCGACGTCGCCCTCCGGGAGCGAGTCGGGATCCTGGCGGCCGCCGCCCGCCGCCACACCGGATGCCGGCCGGGCCTCGCCGTCGTGCGCCTGGAAGCGCTTGCCCAGATCCTCTCGGCTCTTGCCGTACCCGGTGGGCGCCGGCGCCTGGAACAGCTCCTCGAAGCGCCGCCGCATGTCGGACAGGTCGATGCGGTCCTGCGGCCGCCTGGGCCCGGCGAGGCAGGGCTTGATCTGCGCCAGGTCGAGATCGACAACCTGGGAGTAGTCGCACTGGCCGGCCGCGGGAATGCCGAACATCCCCTGCGCCTGGTAGTAGGCGCGTAGCGCCGAGACCTGCTCGTCGGTACGGCCGGTGCCCGCGAAGTAGCGGCATGTCTCCTCGTCGACCGGGAAGAAGCCCATCGTGGCGCCGTACTCGGGCGCCATGTTGGCGATGGTGGCGCGTTCGGCCGCGCCCAGGGCGGCGGCGCCCTCGCCGTGGAATTCGACGAACTTGCCCACGACCTTGGTCCTGCGCAGCAATTCGGTCACGGCCAGGACCACGTCGGTGGCGGTGGCGCCCTCGGGCAGGCGGCCCTCGAGATTGACGCCCACGACATCGGGGGTGAGGAAGTAGATCGGCTGGCCGAGCATGGCGGCCTCCGCCTCGATGCCGCCCACGCCCCAGGCCACGATGCCCAGGCCGTTGATCATCACGGTGTGCGAGTCGGTGCCCACCAGGGTGTCGGGGTAGTACACGCCGTCCTTCTCCCAGACGCCCCGCGCCAGGTACTCGAGGTTGACCTGGTGGCAGATGCCGATGCCCGGCGGCACGATCTTGAAGGTCTCGAACGCCTGCATGCCCCACTTGAGGAACTGGTAGCGCGGCCCGTTGCGGTGGAACTCCATCTCCA encodes:
- a CDS encoding aconitate hydratase, whose translation is MTAFRDTLQTFEPAAGRSGKFYSLPALEAAGLGKISRLPMSIRVVLESLLRNCDGKRVREADVRALAAWEPNAERVAEVPFVVARVLLQDFTGVPLLVDMAAMRSAVARMSKTPGVIEPLVPVDLVIDHSVQVDVFGRPDALQKNLEMEFHRNGPRYQFLKWGMQAFETFKIVPPGIGICHQVNLEYLARGVWEKDGVYYPDTLVGTDSHTVMINGLGIVAWGVGGIEAEAAMLGQPIYFLTPDVVGVNLEGRLPEGATATDVVLAVTELLRRTKVVGKFVEFHGEGAAALGAAERATIANMAPEYGATMGFFPVDEETCRYFAGTGRTDEQVSALRAYYQAQGMFGIPAAGQCDYSQVVDLDLAQIKPCLAGPRRPQDRIDLSDMRRRFEELFQAPAPTGYGKSREDLGKRFQAHDGEARPASGVAAGGGRQDPDSLPEGDVGLQSAGNTAVLTEREMVNNRPTPDRVAASEAELPVAPLAIGHGDVLIAAITSCTNTSNPGVMIAAGLVARKAAERGMRVKPYVKTSLAPGSRVVTEYLERTGLQPYLDQIGFNTVGYGCTTCIGNSGPLDPHIDEAIARNDVVAAAVLSGNRNFEARVHQSIKANFLASPPLVVAFALAGTVDVDLSTEPVGKDRDGKDVFLREIWPTQHEVAELLGASMDPAAYRKLYGGDLGAQNKLWADIASPAGALFAWDPDSTYIQEPPYFDAFGMTPAAPPAIKGARALAIFGDSITTDHISPAGSIKQTSPAGKYLVSRGVDPGDFNSYGARRGNHQVMVRGTFANVRIKNLMVPGTEGGVTRHQPDGEQLSIYDAAIRYQAEGTPLMIFAGSEYGTGSSRDWAAKGTRLLGVGAVVAKSFERIHRSNLVGMGVLPLQFKDGVDAQTLGLTGDETFDLEGLDGTLQPRQDVTLVIRRADGRTDREPLTLRIDTPIEVEYYNHGGILPYVLRQLIA